From Anopheles coluzzii chromosome 3, AcolN3, whole genome shotgun sequence, the proteins below share one genomic window:
- the LOC120956671 gene encoding ring canal kelch homolog isoform X1: MLSFIQYTLGIMSSLGNGNNQHNINSNTGSSQNSAAEGTMERGSCILVRYASQNSLDESSQKQLPRSNGKEKTTGAYRNNIHTQRSFEAMNMMREQNLLCDVVLVAEGIEIPAHKMVLASCSPYFYAMFTGFEESRQDRITLQGVDPRALQLLIEYVYRAVVEVTEDNVQILLTAANLLQLTDVRDACCDYLQTQLDPSNCLGIRDFADIHGCIDLLNYAETYIEQHFSEVVQFDEFLNLTSDQVAHLIKSDRLSVPTEEKVYECVITWIQYDVSGRQHHLADLMEHVRLPLLSQDYLVQYVEKEQLMKGDLQCKDYIIEALKYHLLKGEQKTCFKTPRTIPRQPVGLPKVLLVIGGQAPKAIRSVECYDLREEKWYQVAEMPTRRCRAGLAVLGDKVYAVGGFNGSLRVKTVDVYDPVLDQWTTSHNMEARRSTLGVAVLNHCIYAVGGFDGSTGLSSAEMFDPKRQEWRLIASMSTRRSSVGVGVVNGLLYAVGGYDGASRQCLASVERYNPSTDTWTQIAEMSARRSGAGVGVLDNILYAVGGHDGPLVRKSVEAYDPATNTWRPVGDMAFCRRNAGVVAHNGMLYVVGGDDGLSNLASVEVYSPETDSWRILPSSMSIGRSYAGVAMIDKPLUSEQQGARAATKQSFSSHHHTTTTTYTRYANCAALQNEAASLPAAGANDDENSQAEGLNPEPAMNNAPNGNSVHYENIYESIEQFAPLNGGGGGAGVGGNGAPAGIPAVSNPAPQHAAANQPQPGPSGRSLNGGAAACIPPPPPSMLHSMQQLYHPMAYRNELYDRTAGYDVPRGRPAPSYYQNQPPVAGSSNGRYANLHLDLNRARYPVGSAAPQQPRPPRQRSFDDTESYHYYRCHSQSNGVAKCDNLYERVREEPAYQNTGSFAPAANRAAGLFGRFDVIGHGVGRIERHLSSSCGNIDHYSLGGHYAVLGHSHLGTVGHIRLNQPGANAPGSVVGGPAGTNAPYCANGTANAQPNATKDSSSVNVKSFFSCLGGENSQSMNNLNKPSTANGAAGGSVNAANGNDSTLAGAAGGAGGASSGGASGGTGGQGGSIMGGLASAAAVGVSGVGTGGTLGGKSTGAIPKISRKSKQSQQSAAQEPTANVPAPPSLASVGGLPPADLSTADPMYANGVGGRVTKPSLQWLLVNKWLPLWVGQTPPDYKFIDFNFMFSRNCDGCSTAGGAHGQQQQEIVRYGAIDQADYIPPAREYPTMTGSYPRVLRNTPQLARLREHEYENVPLNDGPGARGSAPRAGPALQPVRARSESPSRVGTDPLRSWAFNFENNTFRPARSPALSVGPSGSATNGTPKPREVRRITDGTFGVRDLQRQPDGEKPGPSGLAGKFAAAAAGVKRATEPDREDGRLSSASSSSDSDNFAIESLAAESGGQPDEEEEEDGSTRSAELLRVENGARGGGGSNSTEKENAGSSSNDTSDSLNYDGPEPEAADRSLSEDEDEQAACCGAVVIVEEEAPENTVSE; the protein is encoded by the exons ATGCTATCATTCATACAGTACACACTAGGAATCATGAGCAGCCTGGGCAACGGCAACAATCAgcacaacatcaacagcaacaccgGAAGCAGCCAAAACTCGGCCGCAGAGGGCACGATGGAGCGTGGAAG CTGCATCCTGGTGCGTTATGCTAGCCAAAACTCGCTGGACGAAAGCTCCCAGAAGCAGCTGCCACGGTCGAACGGGAAGGAGAAAACGACCGGAGCGTACCGTAACAACATCCACACGCAGCGCTCGTTCGAGGCCATGAACATGATGCGAGA GCAAAACCTGCTGTGCGAtgtggtgctggtggcggAAGGGATCGAAATCCCGGCGCACAAAATGGTGCTGGCCTCGTGCAGTCCCTACTTCTACGCCATGTTTACCGGGTTCGAGGAGAGCCGGCAGGATCGGATCACGCTGCAGGGGGTGGATCCGCGCGCCTTGCAGCTGCTGATCGAGTACGTGTACCgggcggtggtggaggtgaCGGAGGACAATGTGCAGATACTGCTGACGGCGGCCAACCTGCTGCAGCTGACCGATGTGCGCGATGCGTGCTGCGACTATCTGCAGACGCAGCTCGATCCGAGCAACTGCCTGGGGATACGCGATTTTGCCGACATCCACGGCTGTATCGATCTGCTCAACTATGCGGAAACGTACATCGAGCAGCATTTCTC GGAAGTGGTACAGTTTGATGAGTTTCTCAATCTCACCAGTGACCAAGTGGCACATCTGATCAAGAGCGACCGTTTGTCAGTTCCTACGGAGGAGAAG GTGTATGAATGTGTTATCACTTGGATACAGTACGATGTGAGCGGGCGCCAGCACCATCTGGCCGACCTGATGGAGCACGTCCGGCTGCCCCTGCTCTCCCAGGACTATCTCGTGCAGTACGTCGAGAAGGAGCAGCTCATGAAGGGCGACCTCCAGTGCAAGGACTACATCATCGAGGCGCTCAAGTATCATCTGCTGAAAGGCGAGCAGAAAACGTGCTTCAAAACACCCCGCACCATCCCGCGACAACCGGTCGGCCTGCCAAAAGTGCTGCTCGTGATCGGTGGCCAAGCCCCGAAAGCCATCCGCTCGGTTGAGTGTTACGATTTGCGGGAGGAGAAGTGGTACCAGGTGGCGGAAATGCCCACGCGCCGTTGCCGGGCGGGACTGGCCGTACTGGGCGACAAGGTGTACGCGGTCGGCGGGTTTAACGGTTCGCTGCGCGTCAAAACGGTCGACGTGTACGATCCGGTGCTGGACCAGTGGACCACCAGCCACAACATGGAGGCGCGCCGCTCGACGCTGGGCGTCGCAGTGCTCAACCACTGCATCTACGCGGTCGGCGGGTTCGACGGCTCGACCGGGCTCAGCTCGGCGGAAATGTTCGACCCGAAGCGGCAGGAGTGGCGCCTGATCGCTTCCATGTCGACGCGCCGCAGCTCGGTCGGGGTGGGGGTAGTGAACGGGCTGCTGTACGCCGTTGGGGGGTACGATGGCGCCTCCCGGCAGTGTTTGGCGTCGGTCGAACGGTACAACCCGTCCACCGACACCTGGACGCAGATTGCGGAAATGTCGGCCCGGCGCAGCGGGGCGGGCGTGGGCGTGCTGGACAACATTTTGTACGCGGTGGGCGGTCACGATGGGCCGCTGGTGCGCAAATCGGTCGAAGCGTACGATCCGGCGACGAACACGTGGCGCCCGGTCGGTGATATGGCGTTCTGCCGGCGCAATGCTGGCGTCGTTGCGCACAACGGAATGCTTTACGTGGTCGGCGGGGACGACGGGCTGTCGAATCTGGCGTCGGTCGAGGTGTACAGCCCGGAAACGGACAGCTGGCGCATCCTGCCCTCGTCGATGAGCATCGGCCGCAGCTACGCCGGTGTGGCAATGATAGATAAGCCCTTGTGAAGCGAGCAGCAGGGCGCACGGGCCGCCACCAAACAATCCTTCTCCTCCcatcaccacaccaccaccaccacctacaCCCGGTACGCGAACTGTGCAGCCCTGCAGAATGAAGCGGCGAGTTTACCGGCCGCCGGGGCCAACGACGACGAGAACAGCCAGGCGGAAGGGCTCAACCCGGAACCGGCCATGAACAATGCGCCAAACGGCAACAGTGTGCACTACGAGAACATTTACGAATCGATCGAACAGTTTGCTCCCTTGaacggtggtggaggtgggGCGGGAGTCGGTGGTAACGGTGCCCCTGCGGGTATCCCTGCTGTCTCGAATCCGGCGCCGCAACACGCGGCCGCCAATCAACCACAGCCCGGTCCGTCGGGGCGTTCGCTGAATggcggtgctgctgcatgCATTCCACCCCCACCACCCAGCATGTTGCACAGCATGCAGCAACTTTACCACCCGATGGCGTACCGGAACGAGCTGTACGATCGAACAGCCGGCTATGATGTGCCACGGGGTCGACCGGCTCCAAGCTACTACCAGAATCAACCACCCGTGGCCGGCTCCTCCAATGGCCGGTATGCTAACCTTCACCTGGATCTGAACCGTGCCCGCTATCCGGTCGGCTCGGCCGCACCGCAGCAACCGCGACCGCCCCGACAGCGTAGCTTCGACGACACCGAATCGTACCATTACTATCGCTGCCACAGCCAATCGAACGGCGTCGCCAAGTGCGACAATTTGTACGAGCGCGTAAGAGAGGAACCGGCCTACCAGAATACGGGCTCGTTTGCACCGGCGGCGAACCGGGCGGCGGGTCTTTTCGGGCGGTTCGATGTGATCGGGCACGGCGTTGGGCGTATCGAGCGCCATCTAAGCTCGTCCTGTGGCAACATCGATCACTACAGCCTGGGCGGACACTATGCGGTGCTTGGGCACAGTCATCTCGGTACGGTGGGCCACATACGGCTAAACCAACCGGGAGCTAATGCACCAGGGAGTGTGGTAGGAGGTCCAGCAGGCACTAATGCCCCGTACTGTGCGAACGGTACCGCGAATGCGCAGCCAAACGCAACCAAGGACTCGTCGTCGGTGAACGTGAAGAGCTTTTTCAGCTGTCTCGGGGGCGAAAACTCCCAATCGATGAACAATCTCAACAAACCGTCCACCGCGAACGGAGCGGCGGGTGGCAGTGTGAACGCGGCGAACGGGAACGACAGTACGCTGGCAGGTGCAGCTGGAGGCGCAGGAGGAGCATCGTCGGGAGGAGCTTCGGGAGGAACCGGTGGACAGGGTGGAAGCATTATGGGTGGATTGGCGAGTGCCGCCGCTGTTGGTGTGAGTGGTGTGGGCACGGGTGGCACGTTGGGAGGCAAATCAACCGGTGCCATCCCGAAGATAAGCCGAAAGTCGAAACAATCGCAACAATCCGCGGCCCAGGAGCCGACTGCCAACGTTCCCGCGCCACCGTCACTCGCTTCCGTGGGTGGCCTACCGCCCGCCGACCTTTCCACGGCCGATCCAATGTACGCGAACGGAGTGGGCGGGCGTGTGACCAAACCGTCCCTGCAGTGGCTGCTGGTGAACAAGTGGCTTCCGCTGTGGGTCGGTCAAACGCCGCCGGATTACAAGTTTATCGATTTTAACTTTATGTTTTCGCGCAACTGTGACGGCTGCTCGACCGCCGGTGGAGCCcatggccagcagcagcaagaaatTGTACGTTATGGAGCGATTGATCAAGCCGATTACATTCCCCCGGCCCGGGAGTACCCCACAATGACGGGCAGCTACCCGCGAGTGCTGCGCAATACGCCCCAGCTAGCGCGGTTGCGCGAGCACGAGTATGAGAACGTGCCACTGAACGATGGTCCGGGTGCAAGGGGGTCGGCACCACGTGCCGGCCCTGCGCTGCAACCGGTGCGAGCCCGCTCGGAAAGTCCTAGCCGCGTCGGAACGGATCCACTGCGCAGCTGGGCGTTTAACTTCGAGAACAACACCTTCCGTCCAGCACGCAGCCCGGCGCTATCGGTGGGTCCCTCTGGAAGTGCCACAAACGGAACGCCTAAACCGCGCGAAGTACGCCGCATTACCGATGGAACGTTCGGTGTGCGCGATCTTCAACGGCAACCGGACGGCGAGAAACCGGGCCCGAGTGGATTGGCCGGCaagtttgctgctgctgctgctggtgtgaaGCGTGCAACCGAACCGGACCGTGAAGATGGCCGGCTATCGTCAGCATCCTCCTCGTCCGATTCAGACAACTTTGCGATCGAATCGCTTGCGGCAGAATCCGGCGGACAGCCGgacgaggaggaagaagaggatgGTAGCACCCGGTCGGCAGAGCTGCTACGCGTGGAGAACGGTGCCCGTGGCGGCGGAGGAAGCAACTCTACGGAGAAGGAGAACGCTGGCAGCTCATCGAACGATACGTCCGACTCGCTGAACTATGACGGGCCGGAACCGGAAGCAGCAGATCGGTCCCTTTCCGAGGATGAGGACGAGCAGGCAGCCTGCTGCGGTGCGGTGGTGATCGTGGAGGAAGAAGCGCCCGAAAATACCGTATCAGAATGA
- the LOC120956671 gene encoding ring canal kelch homolog isoform X2 gives MLSFIQYTLGIMSSLGNGNNQHNINSNTGSSQNSAAEGTMERGSCILVRYASQNSLDESSQKQLPRSNGKEKTTGAYRNNIHTQRSFEAMNMMREQNLLCDVVLVAEGIEIPAHKMVLASCSPYFYAMFTGFEESRQDRITLQGVDPRALQLLIEYVYRAVVEVTEDNVQILLTAANLLQLTDVRDACCDYLQTQLDPSNCLGIRDFADIHGCIDLLNYAETYIEQHFSEVVQFDEFLNLTSDQVAHLIKSDRLSVPTEEKVYECVITWIQYDVSGRQHHLADLMEHVRLPLLSQDYLVQYVEKEQLMKGDLQCKDYIIEALKYHLLKGEQKTCFKTPRTIPRQPVGLPKVLLVIGGQAPKAIRSVECYDLREEKWYQVAEMPTRRCRAGLAVLGDKVYAVGGFNGSLRVKTVDVYDPVLDQWTTSHNMEARRSTLGVAVLNHCIYAVGGFDGSTGLSSAEMFDPKRQEWRLIASMSTRRSSVGVGVVNGLLYAVGGYDGASRQCLASVERYNPSTDTWTQIAEMSARRSGAGVGVLDNILYAVGGHDGPLVRKSVEAYDPATNTWRPVGDMAFCRRNAGVVAHNGMLYVVGGDDGLSNLASVEVYSPETDSWRILPSSMSIGRSYAGVAMIDKPL, from the exons ATGCTATCATTCATACAGTACACACTAGGAATCATGAGCAGCCTGGGCAACGGCAACAATCAgcacaacatcaacagcaacaccgGAAGCAGCCAAAACTCGGCCGCAGAGGGCACGATGGAGCGTGGAAG CTGCATCCTGGTGCGTTATGCTAGCCAAAACTCGCTGGACGAAAGCTCCCAGAAGCAGCTGCCACGGTCGAACGGGAAGGAGAAAACGACCGGAGCGTACCGTAACAACATCCACACGCAGCGCTCGTTCGAGGCCATGAACATGATGCGAGA GCAAAACCTGCTGTGCGAtgtggtgctggtggcggAAGGGATCGAAATCCCGGCGCACAAAATGGTGCTGGCCTCGTGCAGTCCCTACTTCTACGCCATGTTTACCGGGTTCGAGGAGAGCCGGCAGGATCGGATCACGCTGCAGGGGGTGGATCCGCGCGCCTTGCAGCTGCTGATCGAGTACGTGTACCgggcggtggtggaggtgaCGGAGGACAATGTGCAGATACTGCTGACGGCGGCCAACCTGCTGCAGCTGACCGATGTGCGCGATGCGTGCTGCGACTATCTGCAGACGCAGCTCGATCCGAGCAACTGCCTGGGGATACGCGATTTTGCCGACATCCACGGCTGTATCGATCTGCTCAACTATGCGGAAACGTACATCGAGCAGCATTTCTC GGAAGTGGTACAGTTTGATGAGTTTCTCAATCTCACCAGTGACCAAGTGGCACATCTGATCAAGAGCGACCGTTTGTCAGTTCCTACGGAGGAGAAG GTGTATGAATGTGTTATCACTTGGATACAGTACGATGTGAGCGGGCGCCAGCACCATCTGGCCGACCTGATGGAGCACGTCCGGCTGCCCCTGCTCTCCCAGGACTATCTCGTGCAGTACGTCGAGAAGGAGCAGCTCATGAAGGGCGACCTCCAGTGCAAGGACTACATCATCGAGGCGCTCAAGTATCATCTGCTGAAAGGCGAGCAGAAAACGTGCTTCAAAACACCCCGCACCATCCCGCGACAACCGGTCGGCCTGCCAAAAGTGCTGCTCGTGATCGGTGGCCAAGCCCCGAAAGCCATCCGCTCGGTTGAGTGTTACGATTTGCGGGAGGAGAAGTGGTACCAGGTGGCGGAAATGCCCACGCGCCGTTGCCGGGCGGGACTGGCCGTACTGGGCGACAAGGTGTACGCGGTCGGCGGGTTTAACGGTTCGCTGCGCGTCAAAACGGTCGACGTGTACGATCCGGTGCTGGACCAGTGGACCACCAGCCACAACATGGAGGCGCGCCGCTCGACGCTGGGCGTCGCAGTGCTCAACCACTGCATCTACGCGGTCGGCGGGTTCGACGGCTCGACCGGGCTCAGCTCGGCGGAAATGTTCGACCCGAAGCGGCAGGAGTGGCGCCTGATCGCTTCCATGTCGACGCGCCGCAGCTCGGTCGGGGTGGGGGTAGTGAACGGGCTGCTGTACGCCGTTGGGGGGTACGATGGCGCCTCCCGGCAGTGTTTGGCGTCGGTCGAACGGTACAACCCGTCCACCGACACCTGGACGCAGATTGCGGAAATGTCGGCCCGGCGCAGCGGGGCGGGCGTGGGCGTGCTGGACAACATTTTGTACGCGGTGGGCGGTCACGATGGGCCGCTGGTGCGCAAATCGGTCGAAGCGTACGATCCGGCGACGAACACGTGGCGCCCGGTCGGTGATATGGCGTTCTGCCGGCGCAATGCTGGCGTCGTTGCGCACAACGGAATGCTTTACGTGGTCGGCGGGGACGACGGGCTGTCGAATCTGGCGTCGGTCGAGGTGTACAGCCCGGAAACGGACAGCTGGCGCATCCTGCCCTCGTCGATGAGCATCGGCCGCAGCTACGCCGGTGTGGCAATGATAGATAAGCCCTTGTGA